The following coding sequences lie in one Takifugu flavidus isolate HTHZ2018 chromosome 4, ASM371156v2, whole genome shotgun sequence genomic window:
- the ikbke gene encoding inhibitor of nuclear factor kappa-B kinase subunit epsilon: protein MSGMMASTPNYLWSLQDVLGQGATASVYKARNKKSGELVAVKVFNTMSYNRPHDVQMREFEMLRKLNHSNIVRLYAVEELPSKQKILVMEYCSGGSLLTVLEEPENAFGLPETEFLTVLQCVVRGMNHLRENGVVHRDIKPGNIMRQAGEDGKSVYKLTDFGAARELEDDEKFISIYGTEEYLHPDMYERAVLRKPHQKSYGVSVDLWSIGVTFYHAATGSLPFIPYGGPRKNKLTMFKITTEKPTGAISGLQRVADGSIEWSYSLPHSCQLSQGLKVLLVPVLAGIMEADQEKCWGFDQFFTATTDILKRQPVHLFSLQQAMAHCIYIHHYDTVATFFEEVASQTGIGVEQQHLLYLGHALPLEGSMKAVNLPHTSPTQPLTLLSYGFEPNPSLPFREPETPVIPPKFDVLADYNFTKVIVGAVHQYLMVTQLLRTHRELLLQGFYSYMMKLQKECGEVMHSIAMITIRLQSCLNLDHRIHMLGHYASGNQSPADNSQKLKSVHEHLPIYAACIQEFQSRLDHLQIEQAKLAEVLASDKSCQKMQVLLQKITAIHQHYRKDRLNGKLPYNDEQIHKFEKIHLSNHIKRVKSLFREDSVLRYKELLASTRIWSSVLLEMQTRLQEFNSFSIGLLADLEMSEQQKNKALDRILYSLQSNQEPQQPGLEPTDKQHMVLRMHHLKEEMEILVRELKCNNSIIESLGAANAAAALEPNPSRPSTM from the exons ATGTCAGGGATGATGGCCAGCACACCAAACTACCTGTGGTCCTTACAAGATGTCCTGGGTCAAGGGGCCACAGCCAGTGTCTACAAGGCACGGAATAAG aaatcAGGCGAGCTGGTGGCTGTTAAGGTTTTTAACACTATGAGCTACAACCGCCCGCACGATGTCCAGATGAGAGAGTTTGAGATGCTGAGGAAGCTCAACCACAGCAACATTGTCAGGCTGTATGCAGTGGAAGAG CTTCCGTCCAAGCAGAAGATCCTGGTGATGGAATACTGTTCAGGTGGAAGTCTGCTCACTGTACTGGAGGAGCCAGAAAATGCCTTTGGCCTTCCTGAAACAGAGTTCCTCACAGTTTTACAGTGTGTCG TCCGGGGGATGAACCACCTCCGTGAAAATGGAGTGGTGCACAGGGACATTAAGCCGGGCAACATCATGCGGCAAGCTGGGGAAGACGGCAAATCTGTCTATAAGCTGACTGACTTTGGTGCGGCGAGAGAGCTGGAAGATGATGAAAAGTTTATTTCCATCTATGGAACTGAAGAATATCTG CATCCAGACATGTACGAACGCGCCGTGCTGCGTAAGCCTCATCAGAAATCCTACGGAGTGAGCGTGGACCTGTGGAGTATCGGCGTGACGTTTTACCACGCTGCCACCGGGAGTCTCCCCTTCATTCCGTATGGAGGACCCAGAAAGAACAAACTGACCAT GTTTAAAATAACAACGGAGAAGCCAACGGGCGCCATTTCTGGATTACAGCGCGTTGCAGACGGATCCATAGAGTGGAGCTACAGCCTCCCCCACAGCTGCCAACTGTCACA GGGCTTGAAAGTGCTGCTGGTTCCAGTGCTCGCTGGTATAATGGAGGCCGACCAGGAGAAGTGTTGGGGTTTCGACCAGTTCTTTACAGCCACTACAGACATCCTGAAGCGGCAGCCAGTTCAcctcttctctctgcagcaggCCATGGCTCATTGCATCTACATACACCACTACGACAC GGTGGCGACGTTCTTTGAAGAGGTGGCGTCTCAGACCGGTATAGGAgtggagcagcaacatctgctgtaCCTGGGTCACGCGCTCCCTTTAGAAGGCAGCATGAAGGCGGTCAACCTTCCCCACACCTCGCCCACGCAGCCCCTCACTCTGCTCAGCTACGGCTTTGAACCAAATCCCAGCCTGCCCTTTAGAGAGC CGGAGACTCCAGTTATTCCACCCAAGTTTGATGTTCTGGCAGACTACAATTTCACTAAG gTGATAGTGGGAGCCGTGCACCAGTATCTGATGGTCACACAGTTGTTGCGCACACAcagagagctgcttctgcagggCTTCTACAGCTAcat GATGAAACTGCAAAAGGAGTGTGGAGAAGTGATGCACAGCATCGCGATGATCACCATCAGACTACAGTCGTGCCTCAACTTGGACCACAGGATTCACATGCT AGGCCACTatgcttctggaaaccaaagtcCTGCTGACAACAGTCAGAAGCTGAAGTCG GTCCATGAGCACTTGCCGATTTACGCCGCCTGCATCCAGGAGTTTCAGAGCCGGCTGGACCACCTGCAGATAGAGCAGGCCAAGCTGGCGGAGGTGCTGGCCAGTGACAAAAG CTGTCAGAAgatgcaggtgctgctgcagaagatAACGGCGATCCATCAGCATTATCGTAAAGACAGACTTAACGGCA AGTTGCCGTATAACGACGAACAAATCCACAAGTTTGAGAA GATCCACCTGTCGAACCACATTAAGAGGGTGAAGTCTCTCTTCAGAGAAGACTCTGTGCTGAGGTACAAGGAGCTTTTGGCCTCAACCCGGatatggagcag CGTTTTACTGGAGATGCAGACCCGGCTGCAGGAGTTCAACTCTTTCTCCATCGGCTTGTTGGCAGACTTGGAGATGAGTGAGCAGCAAAAAAATAAG GCTCTGGACAGGATCCTTTACAGCCTTCAGTCCAACCAAGAACCACAGCAGCCTGGATTGGAACCCACTGATAAACAACACATGGTGTTGag GATGCATCATCtgaaggaggaaatggagaTTCTGGTGAGAGAGCTGAAATGCAACAACAGTATTATTGAGAG CCTCGGGGCAGCGAACGCTGCGGCAGCTCTGGAGCCGAATCCGTCCAGACCTTCGACAATGTGA
- the srgap2 gene encoding LOW QUALITY PROTEIN: SLIT-ROBO Rho GTPase-activating protein 2 (The sequence of the model RefSeq protein was modified relative to this genomic sequence to represent the inferred CDS: inserted 1 base in 1 codon), with amino-acid sequence MTSPAKFRKDKEIVAEYDTQVKEVRAQLVEQLKCLDQQCELRVQLLQDLQDFFRKKAEIEVDYSRNLEKLAERFLTKTRSTKDHLLKKEQTILSPVNCWNLLLLQVKRESRDHATLSDLYLNNIIPRFAQISEDSGRLFKKSKEVGVQLQEDLIKVLNELYTVMKTYHMYNTDSINAESKLKEAEKQEEKQMGRSGRLDDRQTPRSPDTLASIKSEEKPIRRSSVKKIEKMKEKRQAKYTENRLKAIKARNEYLLALEATNSCVFKYYIHDLSDIIDCCDLGYHASLQRALRTYLSAEQNVETSKHSGLEMLEGATESLEANGDKQKLMETYNNVFCPPARFDFQSHMGDTMGVVCAQQPLESELLQRCQQLQSRLSTLKIENEEVKKTMEATLCTIQDMVTVEDYDVSECFHHSNSMESVKSTFSESYLSKPSLAKRRANQQETEQFYFTKLKEFLEGRNLITKLEAKHDLIEKTMGESQKTDCCLASRQRNSTVRKQDSAEAIPLMVESCIRFISRHGLQHEGIFRVSGSQVEVNDIKNAFERGEDPLAGDQNDHAMDSIAGVLKLYFRGMDQALFPKDVFHDLISCVSMESLQDRAVHVKKVLQSLPSKTLIIMRYLFAFLNHLSQYSEENMMDPYNLAICFGPTLMSVPEGHDQVSCQAHVNELIKTIIIHHDSIFPGPQDLQGPIYTIPGAGDDFCDSPHCEPPLVEEPAPDTGSVSHNSEDGSLAVSETDPFEAVARFDYCGRTSRELTFKKGASLLLYQRASDDWWEGRHNGVDGLVPHQYIVVQDKVDGGRGSPKPDVDSRDLLEERVSTRGSAASPTGAHVADIYLANLNKMRKRPELGGIRRTFRGSENDGSGPGASGGSASMRTASLPVGSALVKEAGEKRPVSSHSILNSVTRHSSLKTKVESPQLRKSTPAGRSKSFSNHRPLDHEVFSQVEHSSQDMETAVSSALSEFGKVERQNASKHTHAPDVVLDTLEQLKGVGGGGGGGGASEPSSPLHSRLFRDSEGGSSHAHPLQRSASSASDVPSSFRPAKSQPRSPLPSATSPSLSSSSLSSSVPSFRELRPPATRPKPVVFPKSGGGASSPAMGSPTSTVPPTPPPPLTGQTHSLPHXPPPPPSPQSNDKSCPV; translated from the exons GAAGGAGCAGACCATTTTGTCTCCGGTGAACTGCTGGAATCTGTTGCTGCTCCAGGTGAAGAGGGAGAGCCGTGACCATGCTACTCTGTCTGACCTCTACCTCAACAACATCATTCCCCGCTTTGCACAGATCAGTGAGGACTCAGGACGCCTCTTCAAGAAG AGCAAAGAAGTTGGAGTTCAGCTCCAGGAGGATCTGATAAAGGTTCTTAATGAGCTTTACACG GTGATGAAGACGTACCACATGTACAACACTGACAGCATCAATGCCGAATCCAAACTGAAGGAGgcggagaagcaggaggagaaacagatggGACGCTCCGGTCGACTAGACGACAGACAGACGCCACGCTCCCCTGACACCTTGGCCAGCATCAAAAGTGAAGAGAAACCCATCCGTCGTTCCAGTGTCAAAAAAAtagagaagatgaaggagaag AGACAAGCAAAGTACACAGAGAACAGGCTGAAGGCCATCAAGGCTAGGAATGAATACCTGCTGGCACTGGAGGCCACCAACAGCTGCGTCTTCAAATATTACATCCACGATCTGTCCGACATCATTGAC TGCTGTGACCTTGGCTACCATGCCAGCCTGCAGCGAGCCCTGAGGACCTACTTGTCTGCTGAACAGAACGTAGAGACATCCAAGCACTCGggcctggagatgctggaggggGCCACGGAGAGTCTGGAAGCCAACGGAGACAAGCAGAAACTGATGGAGACCTACAATAATGTCTTTTGCCCCCCAGCTCGCTTTGATTTCCAGTCCCATATGGGAGACACG ATGGGAGTGGTGTGTGCGCAGCAGCCCCTGGAAAGCGAGCTGCTCCAGAGGTGTCAGCAGCTGCAGTCCCGCCTCTCCACACTGAAGATTGAGAATGAAGAG GTTAAGAAAACAATGGAGGCCACTCTGTGCACCATCCAAGACATGGTGACGGTGGAAGACTACGATGTGTCTGAATGCTTCCACCACAGTAACAGCATGGAGTCCGTCAAGTCCACCTTCAGTGAATCCTATCTGAGCAAGCCCAGTCTTGCCAAACGACGGGCCAACCAGCAGGAGACGGAGCAGTTTTACTTCACG aAACTGAAGGAGTTTCTTGAAGGCAGGAACTTGATCACCAAACTCGAGGCCAAGCATGACCTCATTGAGAAGACCATGGGGGAGA GTCAGAAGACTGACTGTTGCCTTGCCAG CAGACAGAGAAACTCAACAGTTCGGAAGCAG GACTCTGCTGAAGCCATTCCTCTGATGGTGGAGAGCTGCATCCGCTTCATCAGTCGCCATG GTCTGCAGCATGAAGGCATCTTCAGAGTGTCTGGCTCTCAGGTGGAAGTCAATGACATCAAGAATGCTTTTGAGAGGG GCGAGGATCCACTGGCAGGAGACCAGAATGACCACGCCATGGATTCTATTGCTGGTGTTCTGAAGCTGTACTTTAGAGGAATGGATCAAGCCCTCTTCCCTAAGGATGTGTTCCATGACCTCATATCCTGTGTCT CCATGGAGAGCCTCCAGGACCGGGCTGTCCACGTTAAGAAAGTCCTGCAGTCTCTGCCAAGCAAAACCCTCATCATCATGAGATACCTGTTCGCCTTCCTCAACCA CTTGTCCCAGTACAGCGAGGAGAACATGATGGACCCCTACAACCTGGCCATCTGTTTTGGCCCCACCCTGATGTCTGTCCCAGAAGGCCATGACCAGGTCTCTTGCCAGGCCCACGTCAATGAGCTCATTAAAACTATCATCATCCACCATGACAGCATCTTCCCAGGACCACAAGACCTGCAGGGCCCCATCTACACCATCCCTGGTGCTGGAGACGACTTCTG TGACAGTCCACACTGTGAGCCCCCCCTGGTGGAAGAGCCTGCGCCTGACACCGGCTCCGTCAGCCACAACAGCGAAGACG GCTCGTTGGCTGTTTCAGAGACTGACCCGTTTGAAGCCGTCGCTCGCTTCGACTACTGCGGCAGGACCAGTCGGGAGCTGACGTTCAAGAAGGGAGCTTCTCTGCTTCTGTACCAGCGGGCGTCTGATGACTGGTGGGAGGGACGCCATAATGGAGTGGATGGACTGGTGCCCCACCAGTACATTGTGGTCCAAGACAA GGTTGATGGTGGCAGAGGAAGTCCAAAACCGGATGTAGACAGCAGGGatctgctggaggagagggtgTCTACTCGAGGCAGCGCTGCTTCTCCCACTGGGGCCCATGTGGCTGACATCTACCTGGCCAACCTCAACAA GATGAGAAAACGCCCCGAGTTGGGGGGCATCCGCAGAACATTCCGCGGCTCCGAAAATGACGGTTCTGGTCCAGGTGCCAGCGGAGGAAGTGCCAGCATGAGGACAGCTTCTCTCCCTGTGGGCAGTGCCCTGGTGAAAGAGGCCGGGGAGAAACGACCCGTCAGCTCTCACAGCATCCTCAATTCAGTCACTCGCCATTCCTCTCTCAAGACCAAG GTGGAGAGTCCACAGTTACGGAAGTCGACACCAGCAGGACGCTCAAAGAGCTTCAGCAACCACAGACCACTGGATCATGAGGTGTTTTCTCAGGTGGAGCACAGCTCACAG GACATGGAGACTGCAGTGAGCTCTGCATTAAGCGAGTTCGGTAAGGTGGAGAGACAGAATGCATCTAAACATACGCACGCCCCCGACGTAGTCCTGGACACACTGGAACAGCTCAAAGGcgtgggcggcggcggcggtggaggaggagcttcagagCCATCCAGTCCACTCCACTCCCGTTTGTTTAGGGACAGCGAGGGCGGCTCCTCACACGCCCACCCGCTTCAACGCAGCGCCTCTTCAGCCAGCGACGTGCCCTCATCTTTCCGCCCAGCTAAGAGTCAACCACGgagccctctgccctctgctacgtccccctcgctctcctcctcctccctctcctcttctgtaCCCTCCTTTAGAGAGTTGCGACCCCCGGCAACAAGGCCCAAACCAGTGGTGTTCCCAAAGAGCGGAGGAGGGGCTAGCAGCCCTGCCATGGGTTCCCCGACTTCAACGGTCCCCCCTACACCCCCGCCTCCACTCACAGGCCAgacacactctctccctc accctccccctcctccttccccccagTCTAATGATAAGTCCTGTCCAGTTTag